In Castanea sativa cultivar Marrone di Chiusa Pesio chromosome 6, ASM4071231v1, a single window of DNA contains:
- the LOC142638756 gene encoding uncharacterized protein LOC142638756, which yields MNATNSTSWIVAASIGAVEALKDQGICRWNYPLRSLQQHAKNNIRSYYQAKKLAFQSSSAISSKVNHEKLKQSEESLRKVMYLSCWGPN from the coding sequence aTGAATGCAACAAACAGCACTTCTTGGATAGTGGCAGCAAGTATTGGTGCGGTGGAGGCCTTGAAAGACCAAGGGATTTGCCGATGGAATTATCCTCTAAGGTCACTTCAACAGCATGCCAAGAACAATATCAGATCATACTATCAGGCCAAGAAACTTGCATTTCAGTCTTCTTCGGCTATATCTAGTAAAGTGAATCATGAGAAGCTGAAGCAGTCTGAAGAGTCTTTGAGAAAAGTCATGTACTTGAGTTGTTGGGGTCCTAACTGA
- the LOC142638743 gene encoding uncharacterized protein LOC142638743 yields MCAAGSASWVVAASIGAVEALKDQGICRWNYPLRSHQQNAKNNIRSYYQAMKLSAQSSSAISSKVTNDKLKQSEESLRKVMYLSCWGPN; encoded by the coding sequence ATGTGTGCAGCAGGCAGCGCTTCTTGGGTAGTGGCAGCAAGCATTGGTGCAGTGGAGGCATTGAAAGACCAAGGAATTTGCAGGTGGAACTATCCTCTAAGGTCACATCAACAGAATGCCAAGAACAATATCAGATCATACTATCAAGCCATGAAACTCTCAGCTCAGTCTTCTTCGGCTATATCTAGTAAAGTGACAAACGACAAGCTGAAGCAATCTGAAGAGTCTTTGAGAAAAGTGATGTACCTAAGTTGTTGGGGTCCTAACTGA
- the LOC142638355 gene encoding F-box/kelch-repeat protein At3g06240-like translates to MYNLLIYASGICGKKIYIYTRMHTRATLQLKMSNLPRELIVDILSRLPVKSLCRFKCVSKPWRTLISHPDFVKTHLHRAQFKRLILASNDSLYSIDHETSFENDVVAVALDYFPLDQNHQSYPIEMIGSCNGLLCLKPQPNTFFVFNPATHESARIPDAPTPYGFDHAILAHGFGYAPSIDDYKLVKAVNAPLVAVFSLKTSAWKLVEGFHYKKPTELWEGPLPCGTHLNGALHWVFKLCGGNECVIAAFDLETDTFRDMPVPAISVSGFSTGFLKGCLCLMDRDFGLRRRDIWVMKEYGVGKSWTKILVVDPCYVVKPLCLWKNSKILMAIDRNENELVLCNPKDGTCKNFEVVGISFRFYADTYVESLVSPKFSAIV, encoded by the coding sequence atgtataatctTTTAATTTATGCCAGTGGCATTTGTGGtaagaagatatatatatacacacgcatGCACACGCGCGCTACTCTGCAGCTGAAAATGTCGAACCTGCCGCGTGAACTCATCGTAGACATACTGTCGCGACTGCCGGTCAAGTCTCTCTGCCGATTCAAGTGCGTCTCCAAGCCATGGCGCACTCTCATCTCTCATCCCGATTTCGTCAAAACCCACCTCCACCGCGCCCAATTCAAGCGACTCATCTTAGCCTCCAACGATTCCCTCTACTCCATCGACCACGAAACCTCTTTCGAAAACGACGTCGTCGCCGTCGCTCTCGATTATTTCCCTCTCGACCAAAACCATCAATCTTACCCGATTGAAATGATCGGTTCTTGCAACGGCCTCCTCTGCCTTAAGCCTCAACCCAACACCTTCTTCGTTTTCAACCCGGCTACCCACGAGTCTGCCCGAATACCCGATGCCCCGACTCCTTACGGGTTCGATCACGCTATTTTGGCACATGGGTTCGGTTACGCTCCCTCCATCGACGATTACAAGCTCGTCAAGGCCGTGAACGCACCTCTCGTCGCTGTGTTTTCTCTGAAAACCAGCGCGTGGAAATTGGTCGAGGGCTTTCACTACAAGAAGCCGACGGAGTTATGGGAGGGCCCACTCCCATGTGGGACTCATCTCAACGGCGCTCTCCACTGGGTATTCAAGCTTTGCGGTGGAAATGAGTGCGTCATCGCCGCCTTCGATTTAGAAACCGATACGTTTCGGGACATGCCGGTGCCGGCAATTTCTGTGTCGGGTTTCAGCACTGGGTTTTTGAAAGGGTGCCTTTGTTTGATGGATCGTGACTTTGGCCTAAGGCGTCGAGATATTTGGGTCATGAAGGAGTACGGTGTGGGAAAGTCGTGGACTAAGATTTTGGTCGTGGACCCGTGTTATGTGGTGAAGCCGTTGTGTTTGTGGAAAAATTCCAAGATTTTGATGGCAATCGATAGGAACGAGAACGAGCTGGTTCTGTGTAATCCCAAAGATGGGACGTGCAAGAATTTTGAGGTAGTTGGCATTTCGTTTCGGTTTTATGCAGATACGTATGTGGAAAGCCTTGTCTCGCCCAAATTTTCTGCAATAGTTTGA